From Erwinia sp. HDF1-3R, one genomic window encodes:
- the rimI gene encoding ribosomal protein S18-alanine N-acetyltransferase has product MNQISLLTPTDLERAFIIEQRAHAFPWSEKTFITNQGERYLNFRLDVAGQMAAFAIIQVVLDEATLFNLAVDPDFQRRGLGRELLQHAVAELESRGIQTLWLEVRASNRPALALYASLDFNEVSVRRNYYPTADGKEDAIIMALTI; this is encoded by the coding sequence ATGAATCAGATTTCTTTACTGACCCCGACCGATCTTGAGCGGGCTTTTATTATTGAGCAGCGCGCCCATGCTTTTCCCTGGAGCGAAAAAACCTTTATCACCAATCAGGGCGAACGCTATCTGAATTTCCGGCTGGATGTGGCAGGGCAGATGGCCGCCTTTGCCATTATCCAGGTGGTGCTGGACGAGGCGACGCTGTTCAACCTGGCGGTCGATCCCGATTTTCAGCGTCGGGGCCTGGGGCGCGAATTGCTTCAGCACGCGGTCGCTGAACTGGAGTCGCGGGGAATTCAGACCCTGTGGCTGGAAGTTCGCGCATCCAATCGCCCGGCCCTTGCCCTCTATGCTTCACTGGACTTCAATGAAGTCTCGGTGCGCCGCAACTATTACCCCACCGCCGACGGCAAAGAAGATGCGATTATTATGGCGCTGACAATTTAG
- the rsmC gene encoding 16S rRNA (guanine(1207)-N(2))-methyltransferase RsmC has protein sequence MSAFTPASEVILRHSDEFSQRRVLFAGDLQDDLPAQLDTALSRVHTQQYHHWQILSRVLGEEARYGLVATPESAAECDTLVYFWPKSKPEALFQLTNLLSLMPVGSELFVVGENRSGVRSAEQMVEEWVTLNKIDSARRCGLYHGRIDAVPAFDADAWWEEYPLGHLTVKTLPGVFSRDGLDAGSNLLLSTLKPHTKGKVLDVGCGAGVLSAMLASFSPKVRLTLTDVNAAAVEASRATLAANGLEGEVFASNVYSDVAGRFDMIISNPPFHDGMQTSLDAAQTLIRGAAKHLNMGGELRIVANAFLPYPAVLDEIFGSHEVLVQNGRFKVYRAVLSRPSKAKR, from the coding sequence ATGTCTGCATTTACCCCGGCCAGTGAAGTGATACTGCGCCACAGTGATGAATTTTCTCAACGCCGCGTACTCTTTGCTGGCGATCTGCAGGATGACCTGCCCGCCCAACTGGATACCGCGCTGAGCCGGGTACATACCCAACAGTATCATCACTGGCAGATCCTTAGCCGTGTGCTGGGGGAAGAGGCCCGCTACGGCCTGGTGGCAACGCCCGAGTCGGCAGCAGAGTGCGATACGCTGGTGTACTTCTGGCCAAAAAGTAAGCCCGAGGCGCTGTTCCAGCTGACCAATTTACTGTCGCTGATGCCCGTCGGCAGCGAGCTGTTTGTAGTTGGTGAGAACCGCAGCGGCGTGCGCAGCGCGGAGCAAATGGTCGAAGAGTGGGTCACGCTTAACAAGATTGACAGCGCCCGCCGCTGCGGTCTCTATCACGGACGGATTGACGCCGTGCCTGCGTTTGATGCCGATGCGTGGTGGGAAGAGTATCCCCTTGGGCATCTGACGGTGAAAACGCTGCCGGGCGTGTTCAGCCGCGACGGTCTGGATGCGGGAAGCAATCTGCTGCTTTCCACGCTAAAACCGCACACCAAAGGTAAGGTACTGGATGTTGGCTGTGGGGCAGGCGTACTGTCCGCCATGCTGGCCAGCTTCTCACCGAAAGTCCGCCTGACGCTGACCGACGTGAATGCCGCCGCCGTGGAGGCCAGCCGGGCAACGCTGGCGGCTAACGGTCTGGAAGGCGAGGTCTTTGCCAGTAACGTCTACTCCGACGTCGCAGGCCGTTTTGACATGATCATCTCCAACCCACCGTTTCATGATGGCATGCAAACCAGTCTGGATGCAGCCCAGACGCTGATCCGCGGTGCGGCAAAGCATCTCAACATGGGCGGCGAGCTGCGTATTGTCGCTAATGCGTTTCTGCCTTACCCGGCGGTGCTGGATGAGATTTTCGGCAGCCATGAGGTGCTGGTACAGAACGGTCGCTTTAAGGTCTACCGTGCCGTGCTGTCGCGTCCCAGCAAGGCCAAACGCTAA
- the yjjG gene encoding pyrimidine 5'-nucleotidase, producing MLKDWDWILFDADDTLFHFDARAGLTHLFQQYGVAFSADDYSEYQAVNQPLWVDYQNGAISAIQLQHRRFQSWADRLKVTPHDLNSGFLRAMAEICVPLEGAVSLLNSLRGRVKLGIITNGFTALQEIRLTHNGMLNTFDLLVVSEQVGYAKPHPAIFDYALSQMGDPARERVMMVGDNPDSDILGGINSGLATCWLNAHQRPLPAEIVPTLEVKTLRELEVFLNA from the coding sequence ATGTTGAAAGACTGGGACTGGATCTTATTTGACGCTGACGACACGCTGTTTCACTTTGATGCCCGGGCAGGATTAACGCATCTTTTTCAGCAGTATGGCGTTGCCTTTAGCGCCGACGACTACAGCGAATACCAGGCCGTCAATCAGCCGCTGTGGGTGGATTACCAGAATGGCGCCATCAGCGCGATCCAGCTTCAGCATCGGCGATTCCAGAGCTGGGCCGACAGGCTTAAGGTGACCCCGCACGATTTAAACAGCGGGTTTCTGCGTGCGATGGCCGAAATCTGCGTACCGCTGGAGGGCGCAGTCAGCCTGCTTAACAGCCTGCGCGGCAGGGTGAAACTGGGTATTATCACCAACGGTTTTACTGCGCTACAGGAGATCAGGCTTACGCATAACGGCATGCTGAACACCTTCGATCTGCTGGTGGTATCGGAGCAGGTGGGCTATGCCAAACCCCATCCGGCCATCTTTGATTATGCGCTCAGCCAGATGGGGGACCCGGCCCGTGAGCGGGTGATGATGGTGGGAGACAATCCTGACTCCGATATTCTGGGCGGAATTAACTCGGGCCTGGCAACCTGCTGGCTGAACGCCCACCAGCGCCCCTTGCCAGCAGAAATCGTGCCGACCCTGGAGGTGAAAACGCTACGTGAGCTGGAAGTGTTTCTAAATGCTTAA
- a CDS encoding diguanylate cyclase, protein MKLQSYDELLHSRHRLSLMLFLFLNTATSLFFLCSNEKSMPLALTLPTVIIAAISPVILLWMILKPSGKFPILNMAALITGLLWTWQIVLKYSLVFYFDGSFLVISLVGVFFISTITLGDHLLAFCLHTGPASLAILVLDHGQHTLLILFTIALPLLGFTLHHLMQRRSDHFTRRLMHQLYVEKETYSDLSMLDPLTGLYNRRGLKNRLEGILENHAGSHYVLLLDIDHFKAYNDNYGHAMGDQALARVSVAIRDAVRSRDIVTRFGGEEFLVLLTNVNESIAMKLSDRIRQYVLDLEIPHRFNEQVATHVTLSAGFAPLFENDFDGALANADRALYLAKNSGRNTILSYEDIGRSTLSQPADALQ, encoded by the coding sequence ATGAAATTACAAAGCTATGATGAATTGCTTCACAGCAGGCATCGACTGTCGCTGATGCTATTTCTTTTTCTAAACACAGCAACCTCTCTCTTTTTTTTATGCAGCAATGAGAAAAGTATGCCCCTGGCACTGACGCTACCCACCGTTATCATCGCGGCGATCAGTCCAGTTATATTGCTCTGGATGATATTAAAGCCGTCAGGCAAATTTCCGATATTAAATATGGCAGCATTAATAACGGGATTGCTCTGGACGTGGCAAATTGTCCTTAAGTATTCATTAGTGTTTTATTTTGACGGCAGTTTCTTAGTTATAAGCCTGGTGGGGGTGTTTTTTATCAGCACCATTACGCTCGGCGATCACCTCCTGGCATTTTGTCTGCACACCGGCCCCGCTTCGCTGGCGATTCTGGTGCTGGATCATGGCCAGCATACGCTGCTGATCCTGTTTACCATTGCCCTGCCGCTTCTTGGTTTTACCCTGCACCACCTGATGCAGCGCCGGAGTGACCACTTTACCCGCCGTCTGATGCATCAGCTATACGTAGAGAAAGAGACCTACAGCGATCTGAGTATGCTTGATCCACTAACCGGCCTGTATAATCGCCGGGGCCTGAAAAACCGGCTGGAGGGGATCCTTGAAAACCATGCGGGCAGCCACTACGTGCTGCTGCTGGATATTGACCATTTCAAGGCCTATAACGATAACTACGGCCACGCCATGGGCGATCAGGCGCTGGCACGGGTTTCCGTAGCAATCCGTGATGCGGTACGGTCACGCGATATCGTGACCCGCTTCGGTGGCGAAGAGTTCCTGGTGTTGCTGACTAACGTGAACGAATCCATTGCGATGAAGCTCTCCGATCGCATCCGCCAGTACGTGCTGGACCTGGAGATCCCTCACAGATTTAACGAGCAGGTCGCCACCCACGTCACCCTCAGCGCCGGTTTCGCCCCGCTTTTTGAAAATGATTTTGACGGCGCGCTGGCGAATGCTGACCGCGCGCTCTATCTGGCAAAAAATAGCGGACGCAATACGATCCTCTCCTATGAGGATATTGGCCGAAGCACCCTTTCGCAGCCTGCCGATGCTCTGCAATAA
- a CDS encoding MFS transporter, whose product MFNWTSTQRNVAFASFASWTLDAFDFFILVFVLSDIAANFHTGIPTVSLSIMLTLAVRPIGALLFGRLAEKYGRRPILMVNIVMFSLFELLSAWSPSLGAFLLFRVIYGVAMGGIWGVASSLAMETIPDRSRGMMSGIFQAGYPCGYLLASVVFGLCYTLVGWRGMFLIGALPILLLPFIYFKVPESPVWLAARARKESVALLPVLRSHWKLCVYLVLLMACFNFFSHGTQDLYPTFLKVQHGFDPHTVSIIAICYNIAAMMGGVFFGTLSEKIGRKKAIMIAAFLALPVLPLWAFSTGSVMIGLGAFLMQFMVQGAWGVVPGWLTELVPANTRAVLPGFVYQLGNLVASVNATLQSSVAEAHGNNYGLAMAIVAGIVAVLICILVSFGRETRGIEISAAPDAQTDNRLK is encoded by the coding sequence ATGTTCAACTGGACTTCGACCCAGCGCAATGTGGCGTTCGCCAGCTTTGCGAGCTGGACGCTGGATGCGTTCGACTTTTTTATACTGGTCTTCGTACTGAGTGATATTGCTGCAAACTTCCACACCGGTATTCCTACCGTATCCCTTTCCATCATGCTGACGCTGGCGGTGCGGCCCATAGGGGCGCTACTGTTTGGCCGACTGGCGGAAAAATATGGCCGACGGCCCATTTTGATGGTCAATATCGTCATGTTCTCCCTGTTTGAGCTTCTGTCAGCCTGGTCGCCCTCGCTCGGTGCGTTCCTGCTGTTCCGGGTGATTTATGGGGTCGCCATGGGCGGTATCTGGGGCGTTGCTTCATCGCTGGCGATGGAGACCATTCCCGATCGTTCGCGTGGCATGATGTCCGGTATTTTCCAGGCAGGCTACCCCTGCGGTTATCTGCTGGCCTCAGTGGTCTTTGGCCTGTGCTATACGCTGGTTGGCTGGCGGGGAATGTTCCTGATTGGGGCGCTACCGATCCTGCTGCTGCCGTTTATCTATTTTAAAGTGCCGGAATCGCCGGTGTGGCTGGCGGCGAGAGCGCGCAAAGAGAGCGTCGCCCTGCTACCGGTGCTGCGCAGCCACTGGAAGCTGTGTGTCTATCTGGTGCTGCTGATGGCCTGCTTTAACTTTTTCAGCCACGGCACTCAGGATCTTTATCCAACGTTTCTGAAGGTGCAGCACGGTTTTGATCCGCACACCGTCAGTATCATTGCGATTTGCTATAACATCGCCGCCATGATGGGTGGGGTCTTTTTTGGCACGCTGTCGGAAAAAATAGGCCGTAAGAAAGCGATTATGATTGCGGCTTTTCTGGCGCTGCCGGTTCTGCCGCTGTGGGCGTTTTCAACCGGTTCGGTGATGATAGGGCTGGGCGCATTCCTGATGCAGTTTATGGTGCAGGGTGCCTGGGGCGTGGTACCCGGCTGGCTCACCGAGCTGGTGCCGGCCAATACCCGCGCGGTGCTGCCGGGTTTTGTTTACCAGCTGGGGAACCTTGTTGCCTCGGTCAATGCCACGTTGCAGTCATCCGTGGCCGAGGCGCACGGCAATAATTACGGCCTGGCGATGGCTATTGTGGCGGGCATCGTTGCGGTACTGATCTGCATCCTGGTCTCCTTTGGTCGGGAAACGCGCGGCATTGAGATTTCCGCCGCCCCCGATGCACAAACGGATAATCGTTTGAAATAG
- the fhuF gene encoding siderophore-iron reductase FhuF: MAPGIRQAAERVSLPPIFLQSNQPLAVSLRALFSEHRDYVLETVKLGETPPAASMTLAHWSEPDNFAHLNHIYGDFIYREHPDLVRENKPLQSLWAQWYFGLILPPMVMALLLEDRALDCSPAYCHVAFHETGRPATFWFDVHEDRDARHLSPRRRLDRLVQRHLLPVVEGIERHGDINGKLIWSNTGFSLYRCLDELTPMLGEKLRTELEHAMFFSKSLLDGSDNPFYRTMLPREGEMQRRTCCQRYRLPDVQRCGNCTLKSV; the protein is encoded by the coding sequence ATGGCCCCTGGTATTCGTCAGGCAGCTGAGCGGGTTTCCTTACCGCCTATCTTTTTACAGAGCAACCAGCCGCTGGCGGTGTCGCTGCGCGCGCTGTTTAGCGAGCATCGCGATTATGTTCTCGAAACGGTTAAGCTGGGAGAGACGCCGCCCGCCGCCAGCATGACGCTTGCGCACTGGTCTGAACCTGACAATTTTGCCCACCTGAATCACATTTACGGCGACTTTATTTACCGCGAACATCCCGACCTGGTGCGCGAAAACAAGCCGCTGCAATCTCTTTGGGCGCAGTGGTATTTCGGGCTGATCCTGCCGCCGATGGTGATGGCGCTGCTGCTTGAAGACCGCGCCCTCGACTGTTCGCCCGCCTATTGCCACGTTGCCTTCCATGAAACCGGTCGCCCGGCCACATTTTGGTTTGACGTGCACGAAGACCGGGATGCGCGTCACCTCAGCCCGCGCCGTCGCCTGGACAGGCTGGTGCAGCGCCATCTGCTGCCGGTGGTTGAAGGGATTGAGCGGCACGGTGATATAAATGGCAAGCTTATCTGGAGTAACACCGGCTTTTCGCTTTACCGCTGTTTAGATGAGTTAACGCCGATGCTGGGCGAAAAACTGCGTACCGAACTGGAGCACGCCATGTTTTTCAGCAAGAGTCTGCTCGACGGTTCCGATAATCCTTTTTACCGGACGATGCTGCCGCGCGAGGGTGAGATGCAGCGCCGCACCTGCTGTCAGCGCTACCGGCTTCCGGACGTTCAGCGCTGTGGAAACTGCACGCTAAAATCCGTCTGA
- a CDS encoding DNA polymerase III subunit psi, with translation MSSRRDWLLQQMGITQYTLRRPRALHGEVAVSIRQETRLLIVAAVPPPLTDPLISDVLRAMMMHEHEVVVLTPDQSAMLPDDTRCVSWSLGLDAPAAWEGSHIASPALAELYDNAGAKRALWQQISHYESDFFTDPDRS, from the coding sequence ATGTCTTCCAGACGTGACTGGTTATTACAGCAAATGGGCATAACGCAGTATACGCTGCGGCGTCCGCGCGCCCTGCATGGTGAGGTAGCCGTCTCTATCAGACAGGAAACGCGCCTGCTGATCGTGGCCGCCGTTCCTCCGCCGCTGACCGACCCGCTGATTAGCGACGTACTCAGGGCGATGATGATGCACGAACATGAAGTGGTTGTGCTTACGCCCGACCAGAGTGCCATGCTGCCCGATGATACCCGCTGCGTTAGCTGGTCTCTTGGGCTGGATGCGCCAGCAGCCTGGGAAGGTTCACATATTGCTTCGCCCGCGCTTGCGGAGCTTTACGATAACGCCGGTGCAAAACGCGCCCTGTGGCAGCAGATCTCACACTATGAATCAGATTTCTTTACTGACCCCGACCGATCTTGA
- the tssJ gene encoding type VI secretion system lipoprotein TssJ, which yields MNRMVFFRLVLQAFFLMALSAITGCSSSSHSEPSQYSLLFRANPQINDRAPLKVRVMLLKSDADFMSADFYSLQNNAPALLGNNLLNSEQFFLMPGQLNKKISGQSTSDARYIGILGEYQSLDGKKWRISLPLPTPGSGSAYKFWQSSSDELKADIIADVSGLRAVSE from the coding sequence ATGAACAGAATGGTATTTTTTCGCCTGGTCCTCCAGGCGTTTTTCCTGATGGCGCTGAGCGCCATAACGGGCTGCTCCTCCTCTTCACACAGCGAACCTTCTCAATACAGCCTGCTTTTTCGGGCTAATCCGCAGATCAATGACCGCGCGCCGCTTAAGGTCCGCGTCATGCTGCTGAAATCGGACGCCGATTTTATGTCTGCCGATTTCTATTCGCTGCAAAACAATGCGCCCGCCCTGCTGGGTAATAACCTGCTTAATAGCGAGCAGTTCTTCCTGATGCCGGGACAACTCAATAAAAAAATCAGCGGGCAGAGCACGTCAGACGCGCGCTATATCGGCATTCTGGGCGAGTACCAGTCGCTGGACGGTAAAAAGTGGCGGATCTCTCTACCGTTACCTACGCCCGGCAGCGGCAGCGCGTACAAATTCTGGCAGTCCTCGTCAGACGAACTGAAGGCCGACATCATTGCAGACGTAAGCGGGCTGCGCGCCGTCAGCGAATAA
- a CDS encoding DUF1435 domain-containing protein, whose translation MVIAMIAACGLWGMSLLLGKRLDSAWGVLLPCALMPLIALMNLTFSGWRVVVVIALLSTVVMLFHERLRHYLLLPSCLALAGGVAAISLNFGLM comes from the coding sequence ATGGTAATAGCGATGATTGCGGCATGCGGGCTTTGGGGGATGAGTTTACTGCTGGGGAAACGGCTGGATAGTGCGTGGGGCGTATTGCTTCCCTGTGCGTTGATGCCGCTGATTGCCCTGATGAATCTGACATTTTCCGGGTGGCGGGTAGTGGTGGTCATCGCGCTGCTGTCGACCGTTGTGATGCTTTTTCATGAACGCCTGCGTCACTACCTGCTGCTGCCTTCATGTCTGGCGCTGGCGGGTGGAGTGGCGGCGATTTCGCTTAATTTCGGGCTGATGTAA